In Micromonospora sp. WMMA1363, a genomic segment contains:
- a CDS encoding DUF2795 domain-containing protein has protein sequence MTVTGVQLLEYLAGLDYPVSREDLVRWGQENGVSTEMLQMLRALSAESFDSPDELSEALNPLA, from the coding sequence ATGACCGTCACCGGGGTGCAGTTGCTGGAGTACCTGGCCGGGCTCGACTACCCGGTCTCCCGCGAGGACCTGGTCCGGTGGGGCCAGGAGAACGGGGTGAGCACGGAGATGCTCCAGATGCTACGGGCACTCTCCGCGGAGAGCTTCGACTCCCCGGACGAGCTCTCCGAGGCGTTGAACCCGCTCGCGTGA